In Flavobacteriaceae bacterium, the following proteins share a genomic window:
- a CDS encoding DUF4910 domain-containing protein — protein MKFIVSFLFLFIFNSFSINAQNIPFEQDKLIKHLDQELSGENAKRNLEFISRLHRMRGSEDYNKAISFISEQLKSYGLESELIKIPADGKAMYGTQKSRPAWNVEFAELWEVENKNNTWIQKNKIADWESIPLVLAQDSKSADVTAELVDVSTGTSDTDYANKNIKGKIVLTASQPGSIVPLAVKKYGAIGIVSYAQNQVTAWFKENENLIRWGHLETFSDVDMFAFMVSLKQARRFQERLKRGEKIVLDAKVIASQHAGSYDLLTAVIKGSHPQLKNEEILFTCHLDHPRPGANDNASGCVAILEVARTLNKLILNGKIERPKRSIRFLWSPEIEGTTSLLSYKPEYAEKTKFNIHMDMVGGNPDTKSIFHVSRSPQSLPNFIDDIGETFGAFVNTASYEYASGKTVEYPIVSKEGGKEALQAVLGKFSMGSDFQVFTEGSFKIPSIYLHDWPDRYIHTNYDVPANIDPTKLKRAGFIGASSAYFIANLDTNDVPSLISSLKQKTLNRVSKMLEYSKLLSTEEQENLKFYFWNYELGVFESIKPYAKINSVIENDYIQFLENLKSTIGKGVKLKSNHPKAKLVFKRNKAIKGPMSVFGYDYFTDHYNNENTPKIYNYSGIKGSGSEYAYETLNLVNNKNSVEDIRNILSMEFGPIPLEYVIEYLEALKSISIVSLKN, from the coding sequence ATGAAATTTATTGTTTCTTTCTTATTTCTATTCATCTTTAACTCTTTTAGTATTAATGCTCAAAATATTCCATTTGAGCAAGATAAATTAATAAAACACCTTGATCAGGAGTTATCTGGAGAAAATGCTAAACGTAACTTAGAGTTTATTTCTCGATTACATCGTATGAGAGGATCAGAAGATTACAACAAAGCTATTTCTTTTATTTCTGAACAATTAAAATCTTATGGTTTAGAGTCAGAATTAATTAAAATTCCTGCAGATGGAAAAGCAATGTACGGCACTCAAAAATCACGACCAGCTTGGAATGTTGAGTTTGCAGAATTATGGGAGGTAGAAAATAAAAATAACACTTGGATACAAAAAAATAAAATTGCCGATTGGGAATCTATCCCGCTTGTTCTTGCACAAGATAGCAAAAGTGCAGATGTAACCGCTGAATTAGTTGATGTTAGCACTGGTACTTCTGATACAGATTATGCTAATAAAAATATTAAAGGAAAAATTGTATTAACAGCGTCGCAACCCGGAAGTATTGTTCCCCTAGCAGTTAAAAAATATGGCGCTATTGGTATTGTAAGTTATGCTCAAAATCAAGTAACTGCTTGGTTTAAAGAAAACGAGAATTTAATTCGCTGGGGGCACTTAGAAACATTTTCTGATGTAGATATGTTTGCTTTTATGGTATCGTTAAAACAAGCTCGGCGTTTTCAAGAACGTTTAAAGCGTGGCGAAAAAATTGTTTTGGATGCTAAAGTTATTGCCAGCCAGCATGCTGGGAGTTATGACCTACTTACTGCAGTAATAAAAGGTAGTCATCCTCAACTAAAAAATGAAGAGATCTTATTCACTTGCCATCTAGATCACCCTCGTCCTGGAGCCAACGATAACGCTAGTGGCTGTGTTGCAATTTTAGAAGTTGCCAGAACTTTAAATAAGTTAATACTGAATGGTAAGATCGAACGTCCAAAGCGCAGTATACGTTTTTTATGGTCGCCCGAAATTGAAGGTACTACAAGTTTATTAAGTTATAAACCTGAGTATGCTGAGAAAACAAAATTTAATATCCATATGGATATGGTTGGTGGTAACCCAGATACAAAATCTATATTTCATGTGTCTCGTTCTCCACAAAGCTTACCTAATTTTATAGATGATATTGGAGAAACTTTTGGGGCATTTGTAAATACTGCTTCTTATGAGTATGCTAGTGGAAAAACTGTTGAATACCCTATAGTTTCTAAAGAAGGTGGCAAAGAAGCATTACAAGCTGTTTTAGGTAAATTTAGCATGGGTAGCGATTTTCAGGTATTTACTGAAGGCTCGTTTAAAATTCCTTCAATTTACCTTCATGATTGGCCAGATAGATATATTCACACTAATTACGACGTTCCAGCCAACATAGACCCTACTAAATTAAAACGTGCTGGTTTTATTGGAGCAAGTAGCGCTTATTTTATAGCAAATTTAGATACAAATGATGTGCCTTCTTTAATTAGCTCATTAAAACAAAAAACATTAAATAGGGTTTCTAAAATGTTAGAGTACTCCAAACTATTATCTACAGAAGAGCAGGAAAATTTAAAGTTCTATTTCTGGAACTATGAGCTAGGTGTTTTTGAATCTATAAAACCTTATGCTAAAATAAATAGTGTTATTGAAAATGATTACATTCAGTTTTTAGAGAATTTAAAATCAACTATTGGAAAAGGTGTAAAACTAAAGTCAAATCACCCCAAAGCAAAATTAGTTTTTAAAAGAAATAAAGCTATTAAAGGACCTATGTCTGTATTTGGGTACGATTATTTTACTGATCATTATAACAATGAAAATACACCTAAAATTTATAATTATTCTGGAATAAAAGGTTCTGGTTCTGAATATGCTTATGAAACTTTAAATCTTGTAAATAACAAAAATAGTGTAGAAGATATTAGAAATATATTATCTATGGAGTTTGGGCCAATACCTTTAGAATATGTTATAGAATATTTAGAGGCTCTTAAAAGTATAAGTATTGTTTCGTTAAAAAATTAA
- the folP gene encoding dihydropteroate synthase, whose product MTINCKGQLIDLSSPKVMGILNITPDSFYDGNKFNDEKSILLQTEKMLSEGATFIDVGAYSSRPGATHISEAEELQRILPIIDLLLKHFPSSLLSIDTFRSSIAKQCIAHGAALINDISAGQLDNEMMSTIGKLSVPYIVMHMIGTPQNMEQNIHYEDMIKEIIYYFSKKINEARSHQVNDIIIDPGFGFSKTLEQNYKLLNQLELLKLIDLPLLIGISRKSMIYKLLKNSPQEALNGTSSLNTIALLKGASILRVHDVKEAMECIALTSQLH is encoded by the coding sequence ATGACTATAAATTGCAAAGGGCAACTCATCGATTTATCATCACCAAAAGTAATGGGAATCCTAAATATAACTCCAGATTCTTTTTATGACGGAAATAAGTTTAATGATGAGAAATCTATTTTGTTACAAACAGAAAAAATGCTGTCTGAAGGTGCTACTTTCATAGATGTTGGTGCATACAGCTCTCGACCAGGAGCAACACATATTAGTGAAGCTGAAGAACTACAACGCATATTACCTATAATAGACCTCTTATTAAAGCATTTTCCAAGTAGTTTATTATCTATAGATACTTTTAGAAGCAGTATTGCTAAACAATGTATAGCCCATGGAGCTGCATTAATTAATGATATTTCTGCTGGACAATTAGATAATGAAATGATGTCAACTATAGGGAAACTTAGCGTGCCTTATATAGTAATGCATATGATTGGGACCCCCCAAAATATGGAACAGAACATACATTATGAAGATATGATAAAAGAAATTATCTATTATTTTTCTAAAAAAATTAATGAAGCACGATCACATCAAGTAAATGATATTATTATTGATCCTGGGTTTGGGTTTTCAAAAACTTTAGAGCAAAATTATAAACTACTAAATCAGTTAGAACTTTTAAAACTTATAGATTTACCTTTATTAATTGGAATATCTAGAAAATCGATGATCTATAAATTATTAAAGAATTCTCCTCAAGAAGCACTTAATGGCACAAGTAGTTTAAACACTATTGCTTTACTAAAAGGAGCTTCAATATTAAGAGTTCATGATGTAAAAGAAGCTATGGAATGTATAGCTCTTACCAGTCAATTACATTAA
- a CDS encoding DUF3667 domain-containing protein: MNCKNCNTPLSIYATNYCLHCGARVIKNRLTFKGLVEQAGEEFFNIENKPLRTFIHLFTKPKAVIDGYINGTRKKYVNPISFIAISLAFSAIQFFIINTFFNDFINNPNIQSTQNTNANSIIEQVRSSMSFAGDYSSIIIFITIPVMALISYIVFINYRKYNFVEHTVIYLYTYSVTTILGFLVTIALFLLKNIIDNSLIWVSLLTIPTMLSYNSYVLKKLFDLKWITLIWKTFLFIIIGTAVYLIISIVLGIILGIYIQLGGPLPEYIQEVMNNAETISNTSNTLIPQTPKTN; this comes from the coding sequence ATGAATTGTAAAAATTGTAATACTCCATTATCTATTTACGCCACGAATTACTGTCTCCATTGCGGTGCTAGAGTTATTAAAAATAGATTAACATTTAAAGGTTTAGTAGAACAGGCTGGAGAAGAGTTTTTTAATATAGAAAATAAACCCTTAAGGACTTTTATTCATCTTTTTACCAAGCCAAAAGCCGTAATCGATGGTTATATAAATGGTACTCGAAAAAAATATGTAAACCCTATAAGCTTTATCGCAATATCGCTTGCTTTTTCTGCAATACAGTTTTTTATTATAAATACTTTTTTTAATGATTTTATTAATAATCCTAATATCCAGTCTACTCAAAACACAAATGCCAATTCAATAATTGAACAGGTAAGAAGTTCAATGTCTTTTGCTGGAGATTATTCATCAATAATCATTTTTATTACAATTCCTGTGATGGCATTAATCTCGTATATTGTGTTTATAAATTATAGAAAATACAATTTTGTAGAGCATACTGTTATTTATCTCTACACGTATTCTGTTACGACTATTTTAGGGTTTTTAGTTACCATAGCATTGTTTTTACTAAAAAACATTATAGATAACTCGTTAATTTGGGTTAGTTTATTAACTATTCCCACAATGTTATCATATAATAGTTACGTTTTAAAAAAATTATTTGATTTAAAATGGATTACTTTAATCTGGAAAACGTTTTTATTTATAATAATTGGAACAGCAGTATATTTAATTATAAGTATTGTATTAGGCATTATTTTAGGAATTTATATACAACTAGGAGGCCCATTGCCTGAATATATTCAAGAAGTTATGAATAATGCTGAAACGATATCTAATACTTCCAATACACTAATACCACAAACACCAAAAACTAATTAA
- a CDS encoding SRPBCC family protein: protein MKYKGSVIIHKPREVVTTLFIDPNNNKEYQDGFVKKELISGNLGHNGAKSKMYYSDGKRDMVLTETIIKNDLPGSFEAFYHHKHMDNTMKCTFIEINSQKTEYKYEYEYTRINWFLPKLLAILFPSIYRKQGDKWMQQFKEFVEKQ from the coding sequence ATGAAATACAAGGGTTCGGTAATTATCCATAAACCAAGAGAGGTTGTTACAACTTTATTTATTGATCCTAATAACAACAAAGAATACCAAGATGGTTTTGTGAAAAAAGAATTGATAAGTGGTAACTTAGGGCATAATGGAGCAAAATCAAAAATGTACTATTCAGACGGTAAACGAGATATGGTATTAACTGAAACCATTATTAAAAATGATTTGCCCGGCTCTTTTGAAGCTTTTTACCACCATAAACATATGGATAATACAATGAAGTGTACTTTTATTGAAATTAACTCACAAAAAACTGAATATAAATACGAATACGAGTACACTAGAATTAATTGGTTTCTACCTAAATTATTAGCTATTTTATTTCCAAGTATTTATAGGAAACAAGGTGATAAATGGATGCAACAGTTTAAAGAATTTGTCGAAAAACAATAA
- a CDS encoding DUF1599 domain-containing protein, translating to MQNTSKQYDEVISVCRDLFKNKMQDYGSAWRILRLPSLTDQIFIKAQRIRSLQQNDVRKVDEGEVSEFIGIINYCIMALIQIDKGVVEQPDLSVTEATKLYDEKITITKQLMLDKNHDYGEAWRDMRVSSLTDLILQKLLRVKQIEDNSGKTIVSEGIDANYQDMINYAVFSLIHLKDN from the coding sequence ATGCAAAATACATCAAAACAATACGATGAAGTAATCTCTGTTTGTAGAGACTTGTTTAAGAACAAAATGCAGGATTATGGTAGTGCGTGGAGAATTCTTAGATTACCATCGTTAACAGATCAGATTTTTATTAAAGCACAACGTATTCGCAGTTTGCAGCAAAATGATGTGAGAAAAGTAGATGAAGGTGAAGTGAGTGAATTTATAGGTATTATTAATTACTGCATTATGGCATTAATACAAATAGATAAAGGGGTTGTAGAACAACCTGATTTATCTGTTACAGAAGCCACAAAATTATATGATGAAAAAATAACTATTACAAAGCAGTTAATGTTAGATAAAAATCACGATTATGGAGAAGCTTGGCGTGATATGCGAGTAAGCTCTTTAACAGATTTAATTTTACAAAAACTACTTCGTGTAAAACAAATTGAAGATAACTCTGGAAAAACTATTGTTAGCGAAGGGATTGATGCTAATTATCAAGATATGATTAACTATGCTGTGTTTTCCCTAATTCATTTAAAAGATAACTAA
- a CDS encoding ATP-dependent Clp protease adaptor ClpS, which yields MSTKEKYLEEVSIQEEVQKNNEIVLYNDDVNTFDHVIDTLMYACNHTPEQAEQCSIIVHHKGKCTVKTGVYDELEPQCTMLLDAGLSAEIV from the coding sequence ATGAGTACAAAGGAAAAATACCTTGAAGAAGTTTCGATACAAGAAGAAGTACAGAAAAATAATGAGATTGTACTTTATAACGATGATGTAAATACATTTGATCATGTTATAGATACACTTATGTATGCTTGTAACCATACTCCTGAGCAAGCAGAACAATGTTCTATTATTGTTCACCATAAAGGAAAATGCACCGTAAAAACTGGTGTTTATGATGAGTTAGAACCTCAATGTACAATGCTTTTAGATGCTGGACTTAGTGCAGAAATAGTTTAA
- a CDS encoding AraC family transcriptional regulator has translation MTGTSLIINILIAYGACQAFFIAFILLKSESTLFKKLFASLLIIEGITLFERLLVETELISTIPHILGVSHPISFLKPPLMLFMALAITIKSFKLSKKYYWHFTVFGIMLFLNFPFYFLSGNEKLETIKVFMEEIPSYKSFEFYFTLSFFVYIGIYIFLSIKKLKQFKNQITNNALVNWYYTVLISYVVFLVLHLIYFAIQPLGEYSFALINQISMLAMTFIVQSIAYKIIDKSTIFSSKPPKMIDLQERENAENIIINKLEIDKIYLNNDLSLAIFSESISYPSAYVSEIINQKFNCSFKKLINLYRLKEAKNNIQKNKSSKIKLIDIAFESGFNNKVSFYRAFKDFEGISPSAYLEKIKKEQKLKK, from the coding sequence ATGACAGGGACATCATTAATAATTAACATCTTAATCGCCTACGGAGCTTGTCAAGCATTTTTTATAGCTTTTATTTTATTAAAATCAGAAAGCACATTATTTAAAAAACTATTTGCCTCCTTGTTAATCATTGAAGGAATAACACTTTTTGAAAGGCTTTTGGTCGAAACAGAATTAATATCCACTATTCCACATATATTGGGAGTGAGTCACCCCATTAGTTTTTTAAAACCACCATTAATGCTATTCATGGCATTAGCAATAACAATTAAATCTTTTAAATTATCTAAAAAATACTATTGGCATTTTACCGTTTTTGGAATCATGTTGTTTTTGAATTTTCCTTTTTATTTTTTGAGTGGGAATGAAAAATTAGAAACAATAAAGGTTTTTATGGAAGAGATTCCCTCTTATAAAAGTTTTGAGTTTTATTTTACTTTGAGTTTTTTCGTTTATATAGGTATTTATATTTTTTTAAGTATCAAGAAATTAAAACAATTCAAGAATCAAATTACCAATAATGCTTTGGTGAATTGGTACTACACAGTGTTAATTAGTTATGTAGTGTTTTTAGTATTACACCTTATCTATTTTGCTATTCAACCTTTAGGAGAATATAGTTTTGCCTTGATCAATCAAATTAGTATGCTGGCAATGACTTTTATTGTTCAATCTATAGCTTATAAAATTATTGATAAATCAACTATTTTTAGCAGTAAACCACCTAAGATGATCGATTTACAGGAAAGAGAAAATGCTGAAAATATAATTATAAACAAGTTAGAGATAGATAAAATTTACTTGAACAACGATTTAAGTCTCGCCATATTTTCTGAATCAATTTCATATCCTTCAGCTTATGTTTCAGAAATTATAAATCAGAAGTTTAATTGTTCTTTTAAAAAACTGATCAATTTATATAGATTAAAAGAAGCTAAAAATAACATTCAAAAAAATAAGAGTAGTAAAATAAAATTAATTGATATTGCTTTTGAATCGGGTTTTAATAACAAGGTTTCCTTTTATAGAGCATTTAAGGATTTTGAAGGAATTTCACCATCTGCATATCTAGAAAAGATAAAAAAAGAACAAAAATTAAAAAAATAA
- a CDS encoding TIGR00159 family protein has protein sequence MKEFLNEILKFTLIDIIDVILVAFLLYYIYKLVKGTVAINIFIGIVIIYLIFLLTEALQMKLLSKILGGFMSVGLIALIVVFQQEIRKFLLMVGSTNFGKKSNFLKRINFLKTETNNTTNIEDVISACIKMGSSKTGALIVIERNNNLDFLVNTGDQMNISVTQPILESIFFKNSPLHDGAVIIANNIVKATRVILPVNNEKNIPERFGLRHRAAIGITEKTDALALVVSEETGQLSYIKNGEFIMYKNTEELISQINENLV, from the coding sequence TTGAAAGAATTTTTAAACGAAATACTAAAGTTTACATTAATAGATATCATTGATGTTATATTAGTAGCGTTTTTACTTTATTATATATACAAGCTTGTTAAGGGCACAGTAGCTATCAATATTTTTATTGGCATTGTTATTATTTACCTTATATTTTTACTTACTGAAGCACTACAGATGAAGCTACTCAGTAAAATTTTAGGAGGTTTTATGAGTGTCGGACTTATCGCTTTAATTGTTGTATTTCAACAAGAGATCCGGAAATTTTTATTAATGGTAGGTTCAACCAATTTTGGCAAAAAAAGTAATTTTTTAAAACGGATTAATTTCCTAAAAACTGAAACTAATAATACTACCAATATTGAAGATGTTATTTCTGCTTGCATAAAAATGGGGAGTTCTAAAACTGGAGCTTTAATTGTTATAGAACGCAACAACAATCTCGATTTCTTAGTGAATACAGGTGACCAAATGAACATTAGTGTTACACAACCCATACTTGAAAGTATTTTTTTTAAAAATAGCCCTTTACACGACGGAGCAGTAATTATTGCTAACAATATTGTAAAAGCTACACGAGTAATACTTCCTGTAAATAATGAAAAAAATATTCCCGAGCGTTTTGGGTTACGTCATAGAGCAGCTATAGGTATTACTGAAAAAACAGATGCTCTAGCCTTAGTAGTTTCTGAAGAAACTGGCCAATTATCTTATATTAAAAATGGAGAATTTATAATGTATAAAAACACAGAAGAATTAATTTCGCAAATAAATGAGAATTTAGTTTAA
- a CDS encoding ABC transporter permease, giving the protein MFNYLLNKIFYAALTLFGVVTVIFFLFNVLPGDPAQMMLGQNEDSQQLEIVKQKYGFDKPIGIQYVYYLNDLSPISFHSKLKTNYTYLDKNKYTASKLFSIGNTTVVLKFPYLRESFTKQGKKVSQVLKETLPNTFVLAVSAIVIAMILGLFLGVISARFKDTWIDKTIQILSTLGMSVPSFFSAILFAWLFGYVLHKYTNLEMTGSLYELDDFGEKTYIKWKNLILPAIVLGIRPLAVVIQLMRNSLLEVFNQDYIRTARAKGLSEFKVIQKHAIKNALNPVVTAISGWFASMLAGAVFVEYIFGWNGLGKEIVNALNTLDLPVIMGSVLIIALLFIVINIFVDIIYAWLDPKIKLN; this is encoded by the coding sequence TTGTTTAATTATCTTCTAAATAAAATATTTTATGCCGCTCTTACTTTATTTGGAGTAGTAACCGTAATCTTCTTTTTATTTAATGTACTTCCTGGAGACCCTGCACAAATGATGTTAGGACAGAATGAAGATAGTCAACAACTAGAAATTGTCAAGCAAAAATATGGTTTTGATAAACCTATTGGTATACAATATGTTTATTATTTAAACGATTTATCTCCAATTTCATTTCATTCAAAACTAAAAACAAACTATACTTATTTAGATAAAAATAAATATACAGCTAGCAAGTTGTTTTCAATTGGAAATACTACTGTAGTTTTAAAATTTCCATACTTACGTGAATCATTTACTAAGCAAGGCAAAAAAGTCTCGCAAGTTTTAAAAGAAACACTTCCAAATACATTTGTATTAGCAGTGTCTGCCATTGTAATCGCAATGATATTAGGATTATTTTTAGGAGTGATCTCGGCACGATTTAAAGACACATGGATTGATAAAACAATTCAAATATTAAGTACGTTGGGTATGAGTGTACCTTCATTTTTTAGCGCCATTTTATTTGCTTGGCTTTTTGGATATGTACTACATAAGTATACCAATCTGGAAATGACGGGGAGTTTATACGAGCTTGATGATTTTGGAGAGAAAACTTATATTAAGTGGAAAAACTTAATTTTGCCAGCAATTGTTTTAGGGATTCGACCTTTAGCAGTAGTTATTCAGTTAATGAGAAATTCACTTTTAGAGGTTTTTAACCAAGATTATATTCGTACTGCAAGAGCTAAAGGACTGAGTGAATTTAAAGTGATACAAAAACACGCTATAAAAAATGCATTAAACCCTGTGGTAACAGCCATTTCTGGTTGGTTTGCTTCAATGCTAGCAGGAGCTGTATTCGTGGAGTATATTTTTGGATGGAACGGCTTAGGAAAAGAAATTGTAAATGCATTAAATACATTAGATCTCCCGGTAATTATGGGATCTGTATTAATAATTGCTCTATTATTTATAGTAATAAATATTTTTGTAGATATTATTTATGCGTGGTTAGACCCTAAAATAAAACTAAATTAA
- a CDS encoding triose-phosphate isomerase: protein MRTQIVAGNWKMNNDLSQSELLISALKQQIQTSNAEVMIAPTFTNLYSAFKSLKASNIEVIAQNMHFAEHGAYTGEISAKMLKSVGVEVVILGHSERRAYFNETDEVLSKKVNAALEHELEIIFCFGEELEDRKTENHFLVVECQIKKALFHLPESAWKHIVLAYEPVWAIGTGETASPDQAQEMHQFIRKTVKDHYSESTAENVSILYGGSVKPNNAKEIFSKPDVDGGLIGGAALNAEDFFAIVNAF from the coding sequence ATGAGAACACAAATAGTAGCAGGGAACTGGAAAATGAATAATGATCTATCACAATCAGAATTGCTAATATCTGCTTTAAAGCAACAAATACAAACCTCAAATGCTGAGGTGATGATTGCTCCAACATTTACGAATTTATACAGTGCGTTTAAATCATTAAAAGCGAGTAATATAGAGGTTATTGCACAGAATATGCATTTTGCAGAACATGGCGCTTATACAGGTGAGATTAGCGCAAAAATGTTAAAGAGTGTAGGAGTAGAAGTTGTGATTTTAGGACATAGCGAACGTCGTGCTTATTTTAATGAAACAGATGAGGTGCTTTCAAAAAAAGTAAATGCAGCTTTAGAGCATGAATTAGAAATTATATTTTGTTTTGGAGAAGAATTAGAAGATCGTAAAACAGAAAATCATTTTCTAGTTGTTGAATGCCAAATAAAAAAAGCGTTGTTTCATTTGCCAGAGAGCGCTTGGAAGCATATAGTTTTGGCTTATGAGCCAGTTTGGGCGATTGGCACGGGAGAAACAGCATCTCCAGATCAAGCACAAGAAATGCACCAATTTATCCGTAAGACGGTTAAAGATCATTATAGCGAAAGCACTGCAGAGAATGTATCTATTCTTTATGGAGGTAGTGTAAAACCTAATAATGCCAAAGAAATTTTTTCTAAACCAGATGTAGATGGTGGTCTTATTGGGGGAGCAGCATTAAATGCAGAAGATTTTTTTGCTATTGTAAATGCATTTTAA
- a CDS encoding DoxX family protein: MKLLVAISRILVGGLFIFSGLIKLNDPIGFSFKLEEYFGATVFDIPFLVPYVLIIAIFVVVFEVILGVFLLIGYKPKFTVWSLLGMIVFFTFLTFYSAYYNKVTDCGCFGDAIKLTPWESFTKDIILLVFIVVLFVGVKHIKPILGKLGLTIVSLLSFIFCFGIVYHVLLHLPIKDFRPYKIGANIYENMIVPDDAPKPIFEYTWVFKVNGEEQTIVNNGAYPNIEGGEYVSSTSKEIDPGYEPPIHDFSMERDGEDFTLELLNEEKLIVFISYNLNKAESPGLAELQNVKNEAINKGYKVIGLTATGPEEQEAFSKRNGFDFDFYFCDETALKTIVRSNPAVLKLHKGTVIQKLHWNDIEDLKLD; encoded by the coding sequence ATGAAACTATTAGTTGCAATTTCAAGAATACTTGTCGGAGGTTTATTTATTTTTTCAGGATTAATAAAATTAAATGATCCAATTGGGTTTTCGTTTAAGCTAGAAGAATATTTTGGAGCTACCGTTTTTGACATTCCATTTCTTGTTCCTTATGTGCTTATCATAGCTATTTTTGTGGTTGTTTTTGAAGTGATCTTAGGTGTTTTTTTATTAATAGGATATAAACCTAAATTTACGGTTTGGAGTTTATTAGGGATGATTGTGTTTTTTACTTTTTTAACTTTTTATTCTGCATATTATAATAAAGTTACAGATTGTGGTTGTTTTGGTGATGCTATAAAATTAACTCCTTGGGAGTCCTTTACTAAAGATATTATCTTATTAGTATTTATAGTAGTTCTTTTTGTTGGAGTGAAGCATATTAAACCAATACTAGGTAAACTGGGGCTAACTATAGTATCGTTACTTAGTTTTATTTTTTGCTTTGGGATTGTATATCACGTCCTATTACATTTACCAATAAAAGATTTTAGACCTTATAAAATAGGAGCAAATATTTATGAAAATATGATTGTTCCTGACGATGCCCCAAAACCTATTTTTGAATATACTTGGGTGTTTAAAGTTAATGGAGAAGAACAGACCATAGTTAATAATGGAGCATACCCTAATATTGAAGGAGGAGAGTATGTTAGCTCTACTTCTAAAGAAATAGATCCAGGTTACGAACCGCCAATTCATGATTTCTCAATGGAACGTGACGGAGAAGATTTTACTTTAGAACTATTAAACGAAGAAAAGCTTATTGTTTTTATATCCTATAACCTTAATAAAGCTGAAAGCCCTGGATTGGCAGAATTGCAAAATGTTAAAAATGAAGCAATTAATAAAGGTTATAAGGTAATCGGTTTAACAGCTACTGGACCTGAAGAACAAGAAGCATTTTCTAAACGTAATGGTTTTGATTTTGACTTTTATTTTTGTGATGAAACTGCCTTAAAAACAATAGTACGTTCAAATCCAGCAGTATTAAAATTACATAAAGGGACAGTTATTCAAAAGTTACATTGGAATGATATTGAAGATTTAAAACTAGATTAA
- a CDS encoding 50S ribosomal protein L11 methyltransferase, which translates to MSNTIYIGYYFKVKPLEIGVEILIAELGYAGFESFVETTEGVTAYIQKREWNANILDEVQILNSGEFQITYTYEEIEQTNWNEEWEKNFSPIIVDNICAVRAPFHEPFNTTYDIVIEPKMSFGTGHHETTYMMIQHILKNDMTDKSVLDMGCGTGVLAILTEMKGAKPIDAIDIDNWCYLNSLENVERNNREHISVYEGDASLLAEKSYDVIIANINRNILLQDLKIYASCLNPKGVLFLSGFYTTDVPVIEKECHAHMLKLEEKLERNNWVSLKFLN; encoded by the coding sequence ATGTCAAACACCATATATATAGGATATTATTTTAAAGTTAAACCTTTAGAAATAGGAGTAGAAATACTGATTGCAGAGTTGGGTTATGCAGGTTTTGAAAGTTTTGTAGAAACCACAGAAGGAGTTACAGCTTATATTCAAAAAAGAGAATGGAATGCCAACATATTAGACGAAGTACAAATATTAAACTCAGGAGAGTTTCAAATTACGTATACTTACGAAGAGATAGAGCAAACAAATTGGAATGAAGAATGGGAGAAAAATTTTAGCCCTATAATTGTAGATAATATTTGTGCAGTAAGAGCTCCATTTCACGAACCTTTTAATACAACTTATGATATTGTTATAGAACCCAAAATGAGTTTCGGAACCGGCCATCATGAAACTACGTATATGATGATTCAACACATTTTAAAAAATGATATGACAGATAAATCGGTGTTAGATATGGGGTGTGGTACAGGTGTTTTAGCTATTTTAACAGAAATGAAAGGCGCAAAACCTATTGATGCTATTGATATTGATAATTGGTGTTATTTAAATAGCTTAGAAAATGTAGAGCGTAATAATCGAGAACATATTTCTGTTTACGAAGGTGATGCAAGTTTGTTGGCAGAAAAATCTTATGATGTAATTATAGCTAATATTAATAGAAATATTTTATTACAAGACTTGAAAATTTATGCAAGTTGCTTAAATCCTAAGGGGGTGTTGTTTTTGAGTGGATTTTATACAACAGATGTTCCTGTCATAGAAAAAGAATGCCATGCACATATGTTAAAACTTGAAGAAAAATTAGAAAGAAATAATTGGGTATCGCTAAAATTTTTAAATTAG